The DNA sequence CAATGAGCTGTTGGAAAAAAACATAACGCTCAAAAACCAGGCGGTCAGGGAGGCGATTCTCGCGCGCTTGCTTTCGGGCGGCAAGATGCTGCGGCCGGCCTATTGCCTGTTGTTTTCGCACTATTCCCCGGAACGGGATGCGGAGCGGGCACAGGCGATTGCGGCTGCGGTGGAATTGTTGCATACGGCAACGTTGATGCATGATGACGTCATCGATGAAGCCGGCACCCGCCGAGGTCAGGAGACGATGAACCGGGCGTTCGGCAACCAGATTGCCGTCTATTCGGGGGATTACCTGTTCACAGTCTGTTTCCGGCTGCTGTCCGCATACGCGGGCGATGCGTCTGTGCTGAAAATCGACACGAACGGGATGGAGAGCATCCTGATCGGCGAGCTGAACCAGATGGATATGCGCTACAATCCGAACATGCGCATGCGCGATTACTTGCGCCAGATCCAAGGCAAGACGGCCCAACTGTTCGCGTTGAGCTGCTATGCCGGGGCCTATGGTTCGGATGATGACGAGAAGCTGGCGCAGTTGGCCTACCGGATCGGCCACAACATCGGCATGGCTTTTCAGGTCATGGATGATGTGTTGGACTACACGCAGGACGAAAAGACCTTGGGCAAACCGGCTCTGAGCGATTTCCGCAACGGCATCTACACCGCGCCCGTGCTGTATGCGATGCAGGCCGATCGCAAAGCGTTCGCAGCTTATATCGCCAAAGGGGCGGATGTGACCGCTGCGGAGCTCGCGGAGATCCATGCTTTGGTGGAACGCTATGGCGGCAACCGCTCGGCACAGGCTTTGGCCAAGAAGTACACGACGAAAGCGCTGAAGCTGATCAAAAAATTGCCGGACCAGCCCGTAAAGGAAACGCTAACGAAATTAACTGAGCAATTGCTTTATCGCAATATGTAGCAAAGCTGTCAGGGCGCATGATGTGGATTGATAGCCTGTCATTTCGAGATAAAACATTAGAAAATAATGGTTTTTTGCTAAATATAAAGATTTTATTTGGCTAAAGATGTAACAAATGGTATGATAAGTAAGTGGATAGATATAGGGGGCTTGTGATTGGTATCACATATCTAACCATTATAATAAAAAAGAACAGGGTGGGATAGATTATGGAATTAAAGAAAACGTTATCTACGGCAACTCTTTTGCTGGCATCAACTTTCGTATTAGCAGCTTGCGGAGGTGCCGATACAGAAACTGAATCTTCAGAAGTGGCTTCATCCGAAGTCGTAGCTGAATCTTCATCAGAAGCTACAGCGGCAGCTGAATTACAAGATGGAACGTACACATTGGTTGAAAAGAACTTCGACAGCCGTGGCTGGAAAACTGAATTCTCGATCACTGTCGTGGACGGAAAAATCACAGAGTCAACTTTTGACAACGTGAACGAAGCCGGCGAGAAGAAATCCGAAGATGCAGACTACCAAGCTAGAATGGTAGAAAAAGCTGGCGTGGGTCCTGCTGACTACTTCCCGGCATTGAACAGCCAATTGGTTGAAAAACAAGATCCAGAAGCAGTGGAAGTCGTTACTGGAGCTACAAGTTCTTCTGATACTTTCAAAGAGTACGCTCCAATGTTGGTCGCAGCAGCTGAAGCTGGCGACACAACTACAATCGAAATCGACAACGTAGTCGAAGAATAAGCTGTTTTTCCGCTTTTTTAGGTGGATTCGGCAAGAAAAAAGATTATCATAGACAGGTAGGGACAGCGTTCTTGTTCCTGCCTGTCTTTTTTAAATGCAGATATGAGGTGAGTGGATGAAAAGAAATGTTGGTAAGGCCGGAGCATCAGGCTTGTTGTTGCTGGCGCTCCTTTTCGGCGGCTGCGGCAATGGGGATGTGCAGAATGAGCCGGCGCTGTTGAAGGAGCCTTACGAGAAAACGGAATTTCTTATGGGTACTTATGTGACGGTGCGCGTCTATGATGAAGGCAAGGAGGCTGTGCTGGAAGAGGCCTTCGACCGTGTCGAGGAGCTGGCTGACAAGATTACGGTGAATGAACCGGGATCGGAGATCGATGCGATCAATGCAGCAGCCGGTGCGGCGGTGGAGCTGTCGGAGGATGTCTATCCGTTGGTAAGGAGCGCCTGGGATTACAGCGAAGCATCCAATGGTAATTTTGACCTGTCAATCGGACCGATCACCGAACTCTGGCACATCGGCTTCGAGGACGCCCGAAAACCGGAGCAGAGCGAAATCGATGCGGCGCTGACGTTGGTTGATTATGAGCGCGTCCTGCTGGATGATGCGGCAAGGACCGTTCAGCTGCTGGATGAGGGGGTGCTGATTGACTTGGGCGCCATCGCCAAGGGCTACATCACCGACGAAGTGAAGGAGTTGCTGGTGGAGGAAGGCGTGACGACTGCCATCATCGATCTTGGCGGGAACGTCTACGTGCTGGGCGGTTCGCCGCTGCGCGAAGGGGAGTCCTGGAACGTGGGCATCCAGGATCCGTTGGCAGTGCGCGGGGAGACCATCGGCAAGACCAAGCAAAAGGACCGTTCCATTGTGACTTCGGGTATCTATGAACGCTACATCGAAGTGGATGGCGTCAGCTACCACCATCTGATGGATCCGGAGACCGGCTATCCGTTCGATAACGATATCGCCGGCGTTTCGATCCTGTCCGATAAGTCGATCGATGGGGATGCGCTCTCGACGCTTGTGTTCGGTCTGGGCGTGGAAGCGGGTCTGGCCTACGTCAATGAACGCGACGATATCGAAGCCGTTTTTGTCACAAAGGACAAGAAGGTCTACGTTTCGGGTGGGTTGACGGATAATTTTGAACTGACGAACGACGATTATGTTTGGGAAAATGAATAGGGGTGAAAGAGATGAATGTACCTGTATTTTTGGAATTTGTGGAAATCAAGACCAAGTTGGCTAGTTTGTTTCCGTTTGTGTTGGGGACTTTGTTTACGCTCTACCATTTCGGCAGCATCAATGCGCTGAACACGATTTTATTCTTCATCGCCATGGTCGTTTTTGATATGGCGACGACGGCCATCAACAACACGATGGACTATGTGAAAGCGAAGAATCTGGTTTACCGCGACGAGGAAAACATCCTCGGGAAAGCTGGGATTTCCGTCAAACAGGCTGCGAAAATCATCATTTCGATGATCGCATTCGCGGCGCTGCTCGGATTGATCCTGACGGCGCGGACCAATCTGTTGCTGTTGGTGATCGGGGCGCTCTGCTTTGCGATCGGAATCCTGTACACGTTCGGACCGTTCCCGATTTCCCGGATGCCTTTAGGCGAAGTGGCATCGGGACTGACGATGGGCTTCGGCATCTTCTTCATCGCCGTGTTCGTGAATGTGCCGGCCGGAACACTGGCCGCGTTGCTGTTGCAATGGCCGAATTTTACGCTAGCGGGAAATATCGCGAATCTGCTGATCATCCTGTTGCAGTCGGCTCCGTTGGTGTTCAGCATCGCCAACATCATGCTGGCGAATAATATCTGCGATCATGAAACGGACATCTCCAACCACCGCTACACGCTGACTTTCTACATCGGCAAGCCGGTTGCCGTGCGCTTGTATGCCTGGTTGTATTATGGGGCTTTCACCGCGACGACCATTTCGGTGCTGTTCGGGATCTATCCGGTCTGGATGCTGTTCATCTGGGCGATCTTCCCGATCATCCAACGCAACATCACCCGATTCAAAGCCAAACAGGACAAAGCGACGACCTTCAATCTGGCGATCAAAAATCTGATCCTTTACCACGGTTTGGAAATCATCCTGTTGATTGTGTCGCTTATCCTGAAATGATTACTATCAGAGAGGGAGCCCCTGCGGATGAGTTTTTCCTGAAGGAAATGACTTATCAGGCGATTTATTCGCCCAAAGGCGGGGGCTTTTTGCCGCGGAAGATCTTGGAAGAGCCCGCAATCCGGCGCTACTATGCGGACTTTGGCAGGGCTGGGGACGCGGCTTTCGTTGCGCTGGTCGATGAAGCGGCTGTCGGAGCGGTGTGGATCCGGTTTGCGACGGCTGCCCCAAAAGGCTACGGCTTCGTCCGCGCAGACGTGCCGGAACTCACGCTCGCGGTGCTGCCGGCTTTCCGTGGGCGCGGCATCGGGTCGGTGCTGTTGGAGCGGATGCTGACGCATCTGCGCGCAACGGATTTGGAGACCGTCTCCTTGAGTGTGACCCGCTTCAACCCGGCGCGCAGGCTCTATGAGCAGTACGGATTCCGCACTGTAAAAAATCAACGGAAATCTTGCACGATGTTGCTGGAGTTAAAAATAAAGATAGAGTAAACCGTTTTCATAAAAGGCCGCTTCCGGCTGTCTTTCGAAATTGTGTCCAAAATGTTACTTCTTACTTTTAATGAAAGCGTGTTTGCGTTATAATGGCTATGGATTCGAAGTGTCTTATCTTTCGGAATCTTCATTTATTGATCAAGAAAGCGCTATATTCATCTCCTGTATTTTCCGTCCGCTTAAATAAAGCGAACGAGGTCAGTTGCAAACGGAGCGGGTCCGCCTGTTCCGCAAAGGAACTTTCCTTGTCCCTATTTGGAGGATTTAAAATGAAGGACAAACTTTTTGGTATTTTGCAGCGTGTTGGGCGTTCATTTATGTTGCCAATCGCCATTTTACCAGTAGCCGGACTCTTTTTGGGTATCGGTGGGTCATTTACTAATGCTACTACACTAGAAACATATGGTTTAACGGAACTGATGGGTCAAGGGACATTCATTTATGATGTTCTGAACGTAATGAATCAGGCCGGATCAGTCGTCTTTGGCAACTTGCCGTTGATCTTCGCTGTCGGCTGTGCCATCGGTATGGCGAAAGCTGAAAAAGCGACTGCATCTTTGGCGGCTGTCATCGCCTTCCTGATCATGCATTCATCAATCGGCGCTATGATCGTAGCCCGTGGCGGCGCAGATCAGTTCATCGAAGGCTCCATCACGAACGTATTGGGTATCGAGTCATTGCAAATGGGTGTTTTTGGAGGTATGATCGTCGGTTTGGGTGTTGCTGCACTTCATAATCGCTTTTATAAAATTCAATTACCAGCTGCTCTTTCATTCTTTGAAGGCACTCGTTTTGTTCCGATCATTTCATCGATCGTCTACTTGTTCGTAGGTATCCTGATGGTCTTCATCTGGCCGCCAGTACAAGAAGGCATCAATGCGATCGGTGCTTTGGTACAAGGTTCCGGTTACGCTGGAACATGGCTCTATGGTTTCATGGAGCGTGCGTTGATTCCGTTCGGTCTGCACCACGTATTCTACTTGCCTTTCTGGCAAACTGCAGTGGGCGGAACGATGGAAGTCGGCGGAAAAATGGTCGAAGGTGCCCAAAACATCTTCTTCGCGCAATTGGCTGATCCTGACACAACTGTCTTCAGCGTTGCCGCTACTCGCTTCATGTCAGGTAAATTCCCGTTGATGATCTTCGGATTGCCTGGTGCTGCTTTAGCGATGTACCGCACAGCTAAGCCAGAAAAAAGAAAAGAAGCCGGCGGACTCTTGTTGTCTGCTGCCTTGACTTCCATGCTTACTGGTATCACTGAGCCGTTGGAATTCACATTCCTGTTTGTTGCTACACCATTGTATGTCATCCACTCGATTTTAGCCGGTGCTGCTTACATGTTGATGCATATGTTCAACGTAGGCGTCGGTATGACTTTCTCGGGCGGTTTCATCGACATGTTCTTGTACGGTATCCTGCAAGGGAATGCCAAAACGAACTGGATCTGGATCGTATTCATCGGTCTTGCTTACTTCGTAGTCTACTACTTCCTGTTCTCGTTCCTGATCAAGAAGTTCAACTACAAGACTCCAGGTCGTGAAGACGATTCGACTGAAGTCAAGTTGTATACACGTGCTGACATGAATGCGAAAGCGCAAGAAGGCGCTACAGACATTGCCTCAATCGTGAAAAACGAAACGGATGAAATGTCCGCTTCCATCGTTTATGGTCTGGGTGGCGCAGCGAACATCGTGGACGTCGACAGCTGTGCGACGCGTCTGCGTACAACCGTTGCAAACGGAGATTTGGTTGATGCGGAATTATTGAAGGGCACGGGAGCATCCGGCGTTATCCATAAAGGAAACGGCGTTCAAGTTGTTTACGGACCTAAAGTTTCCGTCATCAAATCAAACCTGGAAGAATTCATCGAAAGCGGCAGTGCCGCAAAACTGCCTTCTAAAGAAGACTACTATGGTCTGAAGGCTGTTGAAAAAACAGAAGAAAAAGCAACAGAAAAAACAGCGGCACCTGCTGCTGAAGAAAAAGCGACAGTTGCCACTACTTTGCGTTCGCCAATCGCTGGTATCGCTATTCCGCTGACGCAAGTGGATGATGCTGCCTTCGCTAGTGAAGCATTGGGTAAAGGGGTCGCAATCGAACCTGCAGTCGGTGAAGTTGTTTCGCCGATCAACGGTAAAGTCGTCATGGTCTTCGACACGAAGCATGCTATCGGTCTTGAATCGGACGAAGGCGTTGAAATTTTGATCCACATCGGATTGGATACTGTCAATCTGAAGGGTGAAGGTTTCACTACCCATGTCAAGGCTGGGGATTTTGTTGAAATCGGAGACAAATTGGTCGATTTCGATATCGACTTCATCAAAGCTTCCGGTTACAAGACAACTACTCCTATGGTAATCACAAACACTTTCAATTACAAAAACATTGAAGTTGTTGCGGAAGGTACTGTAGATCTTGGCGATGCAATCGTTACAGTTCAATAAGAAGCAAGATTCAACGCGGATAAGGTAATGCAGAAATGAATAGCGCAACAAAAAGGTTTCCGGTCTCAGATCCGGAGGCCTTTTTGTATTTTTTGGCGCCTCCGCAAAAATAAAAAGGTTGACTATTTGGGGCAGGCGCTCTAATATTAGCTTGTATTGTGTACACAAATAGAGAGAAAATAGGTGAGCGACATGGCTATCAGAAAAGCCGCATTAGCCTGTACCGTATGTGGATCAAGGAACTATACCATCACACCTACTGAAAAAGGTCGTACAGAACGTTTGGAAGTCAAGAAATTTTGCCGGTACTGCGGAAAGCATACCTTGCATAAAGAAACGAAATAAAGACGAAAACTGGCAACAATAGTAGGAGGAACAGCATGAAATTTCTGAAGAGCGTAGCGGACGAAATGAAGCAAGTGACTTGGCCAACCGGTAAGGAATTAGCAAAATATACGAATACGGTAGTCGTTACCACAATTCTGTTCGTAATATTTTTTGCTGTAGTAGATTTTGGGATCACAGAAGGAATGGATCTATTCTTAAATTAAAAGAAGATTTGTAGCCATACGGTCTTCGTGATGCTATAATGTTAACGCCGTACAGAAGGAACCTTTCAACACAGGAAGGTTTTTTTGTTTACAAAAAACGAAGTCAAATAAAATCCACCAAGAAAGAAGATGCAGAAATGGAAACGATCGAAAACGAAAAACAATGGTATGTGTTGCACACTTATTCAGGCTATGAGAACAAAGTGAAACTGAACATCGAATCGCGTGCGCAAAGCATGAATATGGAAGACCATATCTTCCGCGTCGTCATCCCGGAAGAAGAGCAAGTGGAAGTGAAGGATGGGAAAGAGAAAGCGACCACGCAAAAAACTTTCCCTGGTTACGTATTGGTTGAAATGATCATGTCTGATGAAGCGTGGTTCGTAGTCCGTAATACACCGGGCGTCACCGGTTTCGTCGGATCGCATGGAGCGGGAAGCAAGCCGTCCGCCTTATTGAATGAAGAGATCGAAGTCATCCTGAAGCGCATGGGCATGAGCACGCGTACGCATGATGTGGAATTCGAAAAAGGCGAACCCGTTACCATCACCGATGGCGCATTCAACGGCCTGTCAGGGTTCGTTGAAGAAGTGGACAGCGAAAAAGGCAAGCTGAAAGTCATGAT is a window from the uncultured Trichococcus sp. genome containing:
- the rpmG gene encoding 50S ribosomal protein L33 → MAIRKAALACTVCGSRNYTITPTEKGRTERLEVKKFCRYCGKHTLHKETK
- a CDS encoding FMN-binding protein; this translates as MELKKTLSTATLLLASTFVLAACGGADTETESSEVASSEVVAESSSEATAAAELQDGTYTLVEKNFDSRGWKTEFSITVVDGKITESTFDNVNEAGEKKSEDADYQARMVEKAGVGPADYFPALNSQLVEKQDPEAVEVVTGATSSSDTFKEYAPMLVAAAEAGDTTTIEIDNVVEE
- a CDS encoding FAD:protein FMN transferase, with the translated sequence MKRNVGKAGASGLLLLALLFGGCGNGDVQNEPALLKEPYEKTEFLMGTYVTVRVYDEGKEAVLEEAFDRVEELADKITVNEPGSEIDAINAAAGAAVELSEDVYPLVRSAWDYSEASNGNFDLSIGPITELWHIGFEDARKPEQSEIDAALTLVDYERVLLDDAARTVQLLDEGVLIDLGAIAKGYITDEVKELLVEEGVTTAIIDLGGNVYVLGGSPLREGESWNVGIQDPLAVRGETIGKTKQKDRSIVTSGIYERYIEVDGVSYHHLMDPETGYPFDNDIAGVSILSDKSIDGDALSTLVFGLGVEAGLAYVNERDDIEAVFVTKDKKVYVSGGLTDNFELTNDDYVWENE
- a CDS encoding glucose PTS transporter subunit IIA, encoding MKDKLFGILQRVGRSFMLPIAILPVAGLFLGIGGSFTNATTLETYGLTELMGQGTFIYDVLNVMNQAGSVVFGNLPLIFAVGCAIGMAKAEKATASLAAVIAFLIMHSSIGAMIVARGGADQFIEGSITNVLGIESLQMGVFGGMIVGLGVAALHNRFYKIQLPAALSFFEGTRFVPIISSIVYLFVGILMVFIWPPVQEGINAIGALVQGSGYAGTWLYGFMERALIPFGLHHVFYLPFWQTAVGGTMEVGGKMVEGAQNIFFAQLADPDTTVFSVAATRFMSGKFPLMIFGLPGAALAMYRTAKPEKRKEAGGLLLSAALTSMLTGITEPLEFTFLFVATPLYVIHSILAGAAYMLMHMFNVGVGMTFSGGFIDMFLYGILQGNAKTNWIWIVFIGLAYFVVYYFLFSFLIKKFNYKTPGREDDSTEVKLYTRADMNAKAQEGATDIASIVKNETDEMSASIVYGLGGAANIVDVDSCATRLRTTVANGDLVDAELLKGTGASGVIHKGNGVQVVYGPKVSVIKSNLEEFIESGSAAKLPSKEDYYGLKAVEKTEEKATEKTAAPAAEEKATVATTLRSPIAGIAIPLTQVDDAAFASEALGKGVAIEPAVGEVVSPINGKVVMVFDTKHAIGLESDEGVEILIHIGLDTVNLKGEGFTTHVKAGDFVEIGDKLVDFDIDFIKASGYKTTTPMVITNTFNYKNIEVVAEGTVDLGDAIVTVQ
- the nusG gene encoding transcription termination/antitermination protein NusG, yielding METIENEKQWYVLHTYSGYENKVKLNIESRAQSMNMEDHIFRVVIPEEEQVEVKDGKEKATTQKTFPGYVLVEMIMSDEAWFVVRNTPGVTGFVGSHGAGSKPSALLNEEIEVILKRMGMSTRTHDVEFEKGEPVTITDGAFNGLSGFVEEVDSEKGKLKVMIEMFGRETIAELDYDQVDKG
- a CDS encoding polyprenyl synthetase family protein — translated: MKIHSMWDQYPLLQAELVATNELLEKNITLKNQAVREAILARLLSGGKMLRPAYCLLFSHYSPERDAERAQAIAAAVELLHTATLMHDDVIDEAGTRRGQETMNRAFGNQIAVYSGDYLFTVCFRLLSAYAGDASVLKIDTNGMESILIGELNQMDMRYNPNMRMRDYLRQIQGKTAQLFALSCYAGAYGSDDDEKLAQLAYRIGHNIGMAFQVMDDVLDYTQDEKTLGKPALSDFRNGIYTAPVLYAMQADRKAFAAYIAKGADVTAAELAEIHALVERYGGNRSAQALAKKYTTKALKLIKKLPDQPVKETLTKLTEQLLYRNM
- a CDS encoding GNAT family N-acetyltransferase, which codes for MITIREGAPADEFFLKEMTYQAIYSPKGGGFLPRKILEEPAIRRYYADFGRAGDAAFVALVDEAAVGAVWIRFATAAPKGYGFVRADVPELTLAVLPAFRGRGIGSVLLERMLTHLRATDLETVSLSVTRFNPARRLYEQYGFRTVKNQRKSCTMLLELKIKIE
- the secE gene encoding preprotein translocase subunit SecE encodes the protein MKFLKSVADEMKQVTWPTGKELAKYTNTVVVTTILFVIFFAVVDFGITEGMDLFLN
- the menA gene encoding 1,4-dihydroxy-2-naphthoate polyprenyltransferase; protein product: MNVPVFLEFVEIKTKLASLFPFVLGTLFTLYHFGSINALNTILFFIAMVVFDMATTAINNTMDYVKAKNLVYRDEENILGKAGISVKQAAKIIISMIAFAALLGLILTARTNLLLLVIGALCFAIGILYTFGPFPISRMPLGEVASGLTMGFGIFFIAVFVNVPAGTLAALLLQWPNFTLAGNIANLLIILLQSAPLVFSIANIMLANNICDHETDISNHRYTLTFYIGKPVAVRLYAWLYYGAFTATTISVLFGIYPVWMLFIWAIFPIIQRNITRFKAKQDKATTFNLAIKNLILYHGLEIILLIVSLILK